Proteins from a genomic interval of Indicator indicator isolate 239-I01 chromosome 1, UM_Iind_1.1, whole genome shotgun sequence:
- the SLITRK6 gene encoding SLIT and NTRK-like protein 6: MKLWIFILHSLVIASDPFQSQSSFSSVGGSCQSLCSCEEKDDTMIINCEERGIKLISEINVPPSRPFHLNLLNNGLTMLHVNDFAGLVNAISLHLGFNNIADIDPGAFNGLSLLKQLHINHNSLETLKEDTFNGLENLEFLQADNNFITVIEASAFSKLNRLKVLILNDNAIEYLPPNIFRFVPLTHLDLRGNQLQTLPYVGFLEHIGRILDLQLEDNKWACNCDLLQLKIWLENMPPQSIIGDVVCNSPPVIKGSILSRLKEESLCPTHPVNELEDPSGSLPLVVTTSVSESHLSTKVIPILKAPTKEPSLVLHTSKPSTQFPGIYCPIPCHCTSYMLSGVLMHCQERNIESLSDLGPPPPNPKKLILAGNIIQTLLKSDLVDYATLEMLHLGNNRIEILEEGSFMNLTRLQKLYLNGNHLTKISHNLFLGLQHLEYLYLEYNAIKEVLPGTFSAMPKLKVLYLNNNLLQTLPPHIFSGVPLARLNLKTNQFAHLPVSNILDELHMLVQIELEDNPWDCTCDSVGLQKWIQKLSKNTMMGDIFCKSPGHLAKRELKSLNSEVLCPGLINSPALPTRASFVVVTTSTTATTNTADTILWSLTDAVPLSVLILGLLIVFITIVFCAAGIVVLVLHRRRRCKKKQADEQMRDNSPVHLQYSMYGRKTTHHTTERPAAGLYEQHIVTPMVQVYRSPSFSPKHTEQQEEGSEKEANDSTHLCRSLLERENSSPLTGSNVKYKATDQSAEFLSFQDASCFYRNIFEKERELQQLGITEYLRKNIVQLQPEVEVRYPGTHEELKLMETLMYSRPRKVFLEQTKNEYFELKANLQAEPDYLEVLEQQT; the protein is encoded by the coding sequence ATGAAGCTGTGGATTTTTATTCTACATTCACTTGTGATTGCATCTGATCCTTTCCAGTCACAgtcttctttttcctcagtcGGAGGATCTTGTCAGAGTTTGTGTTCCTGTGAAGAAAAGGATGATACCATGATTATAAACTGTGAAGAAAGAGGTATCAAGCTGATATCAGAAATAAATGTCCCACCATCACGGCCTTTCCATCTGAATCTGCTAAACAATGGTTTGACTATGTTACATGTGAATGATTTTGCTGGCCTTGTTAATGCTATCTCTCTACATCTTGGTTTTAATAATATTGCAGATATCGATCCTGGAGCTTTCAATGGTCTCAGCCTTCTTAAGCAACTTCATATCAATCACAATTCTTTAGAAACACTTAAAGAAGATACGTTTAATGGATTGGAAAATTTGGAGTTTCTTCAAGCAGATAACAATTTCATAACAGTGATTGAAGCAAGTGCCTTTAGCAAGCTCAACAGGCTTAAAGTGCTTATTTTGAATGATAATGCCATTGAGTATCTTCCTCCGAACATATTTCGTTTTGTGCCCCTGACCCATTTAGATCTTCGTGGAAACCAGTTACAGACATTGCCTTATGTCGGCTTTTTGGAACACATTGGTAGAATATTAGACCTTCAGTTGGAAGACAATAAATGGGCCTGCAACTGTGATTTGCTGCAGCTGAAAATATGGCTAGAAAACATGCCTCCTCAGTCAATAATAGGTGATGTTGTATGCAATAGTCCTCCAGTTATCAAAGGCAGCATCTTAAGTCGGTTGAAAGAAGAATCACTTTGTCCCACTCATCCTGTCAATGAACTTGAAGATCCTTCAGGGTCTTTGCCCTTGGTTGTAACGACCTCTGTCAGTGAAAGTCACCTATCAACTAAAGTGATTCCTATCCTGAAAGCTCCAACTAAAGAACCAAGTTTAGTGCTTCATACTTCAAAGCCTAGTACTCAGTTTCCAGGAATCTATTGTCCCATCCCCTGTCACTGCACCAGCTATATGCTCTCAGGAGTTCTCATGCACTGCCAGGAGCGAAACATTGAAAGCTTGTCTGATTTAGGACCCCCTCCTCCAAATCCTAAAAAGCTTATTCTAGCTGGAAACATTATTCAGACATTACTGAAATCAGATCTTGTGGACTATGCCACCTTGGAAATGCTTCACCTGGGGAACAATCGTATTGAAATCCTTGAGGAAGGATCCTTTATGAATCTGACTAGACTGCAGAAATTATATCTCAATGGTAATCATCTTACAAAGATAAGTCATAATCTCTTTCTTGGTCTTCAGCACCTTGAATACTTGTACCTTGAATATAATGCCATCAAAGAGGTTTTGCCAGGAACGTTTAGTGCAATGCCAAAACTTAAGGTCCTTTACTTAAATAACAACCTTCTGCAGACTTTGCCACCACATATTTTTTCAGGTGTTCCACTTGCCAGATTAAATCTGAAAACAAATCAATTTGCTCATTTGCCTGTGAGCAATATCTTGGATGAACTGCATATGCTGGTACAAATTGAACTTGAAGACAACCCCTGGGACTGTACCTGTGATTCAGTTGGGCTGCAAAAATGGATACAAAAACTGAGTAAGAATACAATGATGGGTGATATTTTTTGCAAATCTCCAGGACACCTAGCAAAAAGAGAACTGAAATCCCTTAACAGTGAAGTCTTGTGTCCAGGTTTAATAAACAGCCCTGCCCTACCAACTCGTGCCAGTTTTGTAGTTGTGACAACTTCTACTACTGCTACTACCAACACTGCAGACACCATCCTGTGGTCCCTTACAGATGCTGTCCCTCTTTCAGTTCTAATATTAGGACTTTTAATTGTGTTTATAACTATTGTATTTTGTGCTGCAGGAATAGTTGTTCTTGTTCTGCATCGAAGGAGAAGATGCAAAAAGAAACAAGCGGATGAACAAATGAGAGATAATAGCCCAGTTCACCTTCAGTACAGCATGTATGGGCGTAAGACAACGCACCACACAACAGAGCGCCCAGCTGCAGGTCTCTATGAGCAACATATAGTTACTCCCATGGTTCAGGTCTACCGCAGCCCATCCTTCAGCCCCAAGCATACTGAACAACAGGAGGAGGGAAGCGAGAAGGAAGCTAATGATTCGACACATCTCTGCCGAAGTCTCTTGGAAAGAGAGAACAGTTCACCTCTTACAGGTTCAAATGTCAAATATAAAGCTACAGATCAGTCTGCTGAATTTCTGTCTTTTCAGGATGCCAGCTGCTTCTATAGAAACATCtttgaaaaagagagagaactgcagCAACTGGGGATCACGGAATACCTAAGAAAAAATATTGTCCAGCTCCAACCTGAAGTGGAAGTTCGTTATCCTGGAACACATGAGGAGCTGAAGCTGATGGAGACACTCATGTATTCCAGGCCAAGAAAGGTTTTTCTGGAACAAACTAAAAATGAGTATTTTGAACTCAAAGCTAATTTACAAGCTGAGCCTGACTACCTGGAAGTCTTGGAGCAGCAAACATGA